A genome region from Pseudanabaena sp. Chao 1811 includes the following:
- the hisH gene encoding imidazole glycerol phosphate synthase subunit HisH has product MPVVAVIDYDMGNLHSACKGLEIAGATPIVTNDPLELSNADGIVLPGVGSFDPAMHKLRANHLEQPIKDAIASGKPFLGICLGMQILFESSEEGQESGLGIIQGQVKRFIYEPNVTIPHMGWNQLALTQADCPLWQDLGNSPWMYFVHSYYTAPVDNRVTAATTTHGSQTVTVAIAQDNVMAVQFHPEKSSTDGIHLLSNFVRMISA; this is encoded by the coding sequence ATGCCAGTTGTGGCAGTGATCGACTACGACATGGGCAACTTGCACTCAGCCTGTAAGGGATTAGAGATTGCAGGGGCAACCCCAATTGTTACTAATGATCCTCTAGAACTATCTAACGCCGATGGTATTGTTTTACCGGGGGTGGGATCTTTTGATCCCGCAATGCATAAATTAAGGGCTAATCATCTAGAGCAACCAATTAAGGATGCGATCGCTTCAGGTAAGCCTTTTTTAGGAATTTGCTTAGGGATGCAGATCTTGTTTGAAAGTAGCGAAGAGGGACAAGAATCAGGATTAGGCATTATTCAAGGTCAGGTCAAAAGGTTTATTTATGAGCCAAATGTGACAATTCCGCATATGGGTTGGAATCAGCTAGCGCTTACTCAAGCTGACTGTCCACTTTGGCAGGACTTGGGCAATAGTCCTTGGATGTATTTTGTGCATTCCTATTACACTGCGCCTGTTGATAATAGGGTGACTGCGGCAACGACAACCCACGGTAGCCAAACTGTGACTGTGGCGATCGCTCAAGATAATGTCATGGCAGTGCAGTTTCATCCTGAAAAATCATCCACTGACGGGATACATTTACTATCAAACTTCGTCAGAATGATTAGTGCGTAG
- the psbA gene encoding photosystem II q(b) protein: MTTAVQRRESASLWDQFCNWVTSTENRLYVGWFGVIMIPCLLAATICFVIAFIAAPPVDIDGIREPVAGSLLFGNNMISGAVVPSSNAIGLHFYPIWEADSLDEWLYNGGPYQLVIFHFLLGIFCYMGREWELSYRLGMRPWIAVAYSAPVAAATAVFLIYPIGQGSFSDGMPLGISGTFNFMIVFQAEHNILMHPFHMLGVAGVFGGSLFSAMHGSLVTSSLIRETTENESQNAGYKFGQEEETYNIVAAHGYFGRLIFQYASFNNSRQLHFFLALWPVVGIWFTALGVSTMAFNLNGFNFNQSIADSQGRVVPSWADVINRANLGMEVMHERNAHNFPLDLAAVDVAPVAMSAPSING; encoded by the coding sequence ATGACAACAGCAGTACAAAGACGTGAAAGCGCGTCACTGTGGGATCAGTTTTGCAATTGGGTCACCAGCACCGAAAACCGCCTCTATGTAGGTTGGTTCGGCGTAATCATGATCCCTTGCTTACTCGCAGCGACCATTTGCTTCGTAATCGCCTTCATCGCAGCACCACCCGTTGACATCGACGGTATCCGTGAACCAGTAGCAGGCAGCTTGCTATTCGGTAACAACATGATTTCTGGCGCAGTTGTACCTTCCTCCAACGCAATTGGCCTGCACTTTTACCCCATTTGGGAAGCAGATAGCCTTGACGAATGGCTATACAACGGTGGTCCTTACCAATTGGTAATTTTCCACTTCTTGCTCGGAATTTTCTGCTACATGGGACGTGAATGGGAATTGTCTTACCGTCTCGGTATGCGTCCTTGGATCGCAGTAGCATACTCCGCACCCGTAGCAGCAGCAACCGCAGTATTCTTGATCTACCCAATCGGACAAGGATCATTCTCTGACGGTATGCCTTTGGGTATCTCTGGTACTTTCAACTTCATGATCGTATTCCAAGCAGAGCACAACATCTTGATGCATCCTTTCCACATGTTGGGAGTAGCAGGTGTATTCGGCGGTTCCTTGTTCAGTGCAATGCACGGTTCCTTGGTAACCTCCAGCTTGATTCGTGAAACCACCGAAAACGAAAGCCAAAACGCAGGCTACAAGTTCGGACAAGAAGAAGAAACCTACAACATCGTTGCAGCCCACGGCTACTTCGGTCGCTTGATTTTCCAATACGCTTCTTTCAACAACAGTCGTCAATTGCACTTCTTCTTGGCACTATGGCCAGTAGTCGGCATTTGGTTCACCGCATTGGGTGTAAGCACAATGGCATTCAACTTGAATGGCTTCAACTTCAACCAATCAATCGCTGACAGCCAAGGTCGTGTAGTACCTAGCTGGGCAGATGTAATCAACCGCGCAAACTTGGGTATGGAAGTAATGCACGAGCGCAATGCTCACAACTTCCCTCTCGATTTGGCTGCTGTTGATGTTGCTCCTGTTGCTATGAGCGCTCCTTCTATCAACGGTTAA
- a CDS encoding DUF2808 domain-containing protein, with product MIKKLGIVSCLAVACAVVSPSVVRAQSNAGFILFGGIKDNALDYCLDSGSSGRSDRYYLEVKPQKFKVSEVIITYPDHFTGSFDTSDIKLRVTDQCRGGKDLELESVTWDKETRRLTIIPKEAIPSKTALRAVLSNVRNPDYSGFYQFDGRVMRADVPVPVYVGSWVITLD from the coding sequence ATGATCAAAAAACTGGGTATTGTTTCTTGTCTAGCTGTGGCTTGTGCTGTAGTTTCGCCCTCTGTAGTTCGCGCCCAATCCAATGCAGGATTTATTCTATTTGGTGGAATCAAAGATAATGCACTTGACTATTGCCTTGATAGTGGCAGTAGTGGCCGTAGCGATCGCTATTACCTAGAAGTTAAACCACAAAAGTTTAAAGTTTCTGAAGTTATTATTACCTATCCTGATCATTTCACTGGGAGCTTTGATACTTCGGATATCAAATTGCGCGTAACCGATCAATGTCGTGGGGGCAAAGATTTAGAGCTTGAATCGGTAACTTGGGATAAAGAAACTCGCCGCCTTACGATCATCCCTAAAGAAGCAATTCCTTCTAAAACAGCGCTGAGAGCTGTTTTATCCAATGTGCGAAATCCAGACTATAGCGGTTTTTATCAATTTGATGGCAGAGTTATGCGTGCTGATGTACCAGTACCTGTGTATGTTGGATCTTGGGTCATCACCTTGGACTAA